The proteins below are encoded in one region of Tepidisphaeraceae bacterium:
- the dut gene encoding dUTP diphosphatase — MASPITVKLKRLANGQDLPLPIRMTAQAAGFDLCAAVDAPAVIQPGDIFLVPCGFAMAIPVGYEAQVRPRSGLASKFGVTLINSPGTIDSDYRGQVHVPLINHGKQPFTIERGTRVAQMLVLPVPAVELIEVTDLDETSRGTGGFGHTGH, encoded by the coding sequence TTGGCGAGCCCGATTACCGTCAAATTGAAGCGACTGGCCAACGGGCAAGACCTGCCCCTGCCCATCCGCATGACCGCCCAAGCGGCCGGGTTCGACCTTTGCGCCGCGGTCGACGCCCCAGCCGTTATTCAACCTGGCGACATCTTCCTCGTCCCCTGCGGGTTCGCGATGGCGATACCAGTGGGCTACGAGGCCCAGGTGCGCCCGCGCAGTGGGCTGGCCAGCAAGTTCGGGGTTACGCTGATCAATAGTCCCGGTACGATCGATTCGGATTACCGCGGCCAGGTGCACGTGCCGTTGATCAACCACGGCAAGCAGCCGTTCACGATCGAGCGCGGCACGCGCGTTGCGCAAATGCTCGTCCTGCCCGTGCCGGCGGTCGAGCTGATCGAGGTGACCGACCTGGACGAAACGTCTCGCGGCACAGGGGGCTTCGGGCACACGGGACACTGA
- a CDS encoding DNA translocase FtsK, translating to MPRNVEPEFEPEAAPRDPHLLLRRVLQFLACGVWLFVLLSIASFHDSDWPSHNVYPHGTTQNLCGSAGAFVAYWTYAAIGQGVFPILAFTGFCCIAFIFQAKVGDWWMRLIGLTLISVAFATVVHHLYPGSNTSFPEGNGGWVGISFSTYLHGHLNTVGTRLVLGVTILVGILLAADDLLARVPSVATATAEQLRNNTARFNFPELPTLPSLPKFRTVGAEATDLKPRAAKAPVPKMQTRRTMADIVDDGESSWKLPALLRRKKPAENQIDLSYDNDEPAEEHAAFSDDSEPTPATAAVIPPAAPSMAIPVHAAPAVFNPTVEQSMAVTSTPAPDYVNGPSVTPIDAPDDAEGPATIAPPEIRRDIKVKLPSMARPRQVSPPPRQELGEYQLPDWSVLGDAEHGYVESQEQFVREQAALLEQALREFNIDAHVVEIDTGPVITMYELALAPGIKVSTISALSNDIQRSLKAETVRIVAPIPGKSTVGIEVPNAEKEKVRLKELMQQAPDGAAKDGIPIFLGKDASGEPLIADLTKMPHCLIAGTTGSGKSVCINTIIMSIMYLQRPDTVKLILVDPKVVEMAPFKDIPHLMCPVINETGRATSVLDWACEKMDERYEILSEAGVRNIKDYNKLTLDELKERFEPSNEEEEAKIPKKLPYIVIIIDELADLMMTSGKEVESFIVRLAQKARAVGIHLVLATQRPQATVVTGLIKSNMPSKIAFRVASKMDSRIVLDQNGAELLLGQGDMLFLPPGASKPMRGQGTYIDDKEIRDSVKLVKSMAAAQYEPELVQIKATLGEDGDMERDELFEDAVRIVLETKRGSVSLLQRRLTIGYSRASRLIEQMAAAGLVGDYKGSQAREATITLEEYEAAKAQQQADEESGMTV from the coding sequence TTGCCGCGTAACGTCGAACCTGAGTTTGAACCCGAAGCCGCCCCGCGCGATCCGCACCTGCTGTTGCGCCGGGTGCTTCAGTTCCTCGCCTGCGGCGTGTGGTTGTTCGTGCTGCTGTCGATCGCGAGCTTCCACGACAGCGACTGGCCCAGCCACAACGTCTACCCGCACGGCACGACGCAGAACCTCTGCGGTAGCGCCGGCGCGTTCGTCGCCTACTGGACGTACGCCGCCATCGGTCAGGGCGTCTTCCCGATCCTGGCTTTCACCGGCTTCTGCTGCATCGCATTCATCTTCCAGGCAAAGGTCGGCGACTGGTGGATGCGCCTGATCGGGCTGACGCTAATCAGTGTCGCGTTCGCAACGGTCGTCCATCACCTATATCCGGGCTCGAACACCAGCTTCCCCGAAGGCAACGGCGGCTGGGTTGGCATCTCCTTCTCAACGTACCTTCACGGTCACCTGAACACCGTCGGCACCCGGCTGGTGCTGGGCGTGACGATCTTGGTCGGCATTCTGCTGGCCGCCGACGATTTGCTCGCCCGCGTGCCGAGCGTCGCCACCGCCACCGCCGAACAGCTGCGCAACAACACGGCTCGCTTCAACTTCCCCGAACTGCCCACCCTGCCGTCGCTTCCAAAGTTTCGAACGGTGGGTGCGGAAGCGACTGACCTGAAGCCGAGGGCCGCCAAAGCGCCGGTGCCGAAGATGCAGACGCGCCGGACGATGGCCGACATCGTGGACGACGGTGAATCGTCGTGGAAGCTGCCGGCCCTGTTGCGCCGTAAGAAGCCGGCTGAGAACCAGATCGATTTGTCGTACGACAATGACGAGCCGGCCGAGGAACACGCCGCCTTTTCCGACGACTCCGAACCCACGCCCGCGACCGCGGCGGTCATTCCGCCGGCGGCGCCTTCGATGGCCATTCCTGTGCACGCAGCGCCGGCGGTTTTCAATCCGACGGTCGAGCAATCGATGGCCGTCACCTCGACGCCCGCGCCCGACTACGTGAACGGCCCGAGCGTGACACCGATCGACGCCCCCGACGACGCCGAGGGCCCCGCGACGATCGCCCCACCGGAGATCCGGCGCGACATCAAGGTAAAGCTGCCGAGCATGGCCCGGCCGCGCCAGGTCTCCCCGCCACCCCGGCAGGAACTGGGCGAGTACCAACTGCCCGACTGGAGCGTGCTGGGCGACGCCGAGCACGGCTATGTCGAGTCGCAGGAGCAGTTCGTCCGCGAACAGGCCGCGTTGCTGGAACAGGCGCTGCGCGAGTTCAACATCGATGCGCACGTCGTCGAGATCGACACCGGCCCGGTCATCACCATGTACGAGCTGGCGCTGGCGCCCGGCATCAAGGTCAGCACGATCAGCGCGCTGTCGAACGACATCCAACGTTCGCTGAAGGCCGAGACGGTCCGCATCGTCGCGCCGATTCCCGGCAAGAGCACCGTCGGCATTGAAGTGCCCAACGCCGAGAAGGAAAAGGTGCGCCTGAAGGAGCTGATGCAGCAGGCCCCGGACGGCGCCGCCAAGGACGGCATCCCGATCTTCCTCGGCAAGGACGCTAGCGGTGAGCCGCTGATCGCCGACCTGACCAAGATGCCCCACTGCCTGATCGCCGGCACGACCGGCTCCGGTAAGTCGGTCTGCATCAACACGATCATCATGTCGATCATGTACCTTCAACGGCCGGACACCGTGAAGCTGATCCTGGTCGACCCGAAGGTCGTCGAAATGGCGCCGTTCAAGGACATCCCGCACCTCATGTGCCCGGTCATCAACGAGACCGGCCGGGCGACGAGCGTGTTGGACTGGGCCTGCGAGAAGATGGACGAGCGCTACGAGATCCTGTCCGAAGCGGGCGTCCGGAACATCAAGGACTACAACAAGCTGACGCTGGACGAGCTGAAGGAGCGCTTCGAGCCTTCCAACGAGGAAGAGGAAGCGAAGATCCCGAAGAAACTGCCGTACATCGTGATCATCATCGACGAGCTGGCCGACCTGATGATGACCAGCGGCAAGGAAGTCGAAAGCTTTATCGTGCGCTTGGCCCAGAAGGCCCGCGCGGTCGGCATTCACCTCGTGCTGGCGACCCAGCGGCCGCAGGCGACGGTGGTAACGGGCCTGATCAAGTCGAACATGCCGAGCAAGATCGCGTTCCGCGTCGCCAGCAAGATGGACAGCCGAATCGTGCTGGACCAGAACGGTGCCGAACTGCTGCTGGGCCAGGGCGACATGCTGTTCCTGCCACCGGGCGCAAGCAAACCCATGCGTGGCCAGGGCACGTATATTGACGACAAGGAAATCCGCGACAGCGTGAAGCTGGTCAAGAGCATGGCGGCGGCGCAGTACGAGCCGGAGCTGGTGCAGATCAAGGCCACCCTGGGCGAGGACGGCGACATGGAGCGCGACGAGCTGTTCGAGGACGCCGTCCGCATCGTGCTGGAGACGAAGCGTGGCAGCGTCAGCTTGCTGCAGCGTCGTTTGACGATCGGCTACAGCCGAGCCAGCCGCCTGATCGAGCAGATGGCCGCCGCGGGGCTCGTGGGCGACTACAAGGGTAGCCAGGCCCGTGAGGCGACCATCACGCTGGAAGAGTACGAGGCCGCCAAGGCCCAACAGCAGGCGGACGAGGAAAGCGGCATGACGGTCTAA
- a CDS encoding endonuclease/exonuclease/phosphatase family protein, translating to MRLLSYNILDGGTDRVPQLADVISTADADVVALVEADNHDVVTRLASRLGMDFIFAEGSEHSVALMSRWPIIDSINHTAIDANAGRCLLEATVVAPNGTECPIGVLHLRAHATEAAEHERCEQLNRIRHRFERHRRIGKPHVLCGDFNANAPTQQIDFDKASPRTQREAKENGGDVPRRAIAQMLAHGYTDTLRAFDASYADATGTFKTQYPQQRVDYIFAHSLPADRIVRAWIDNSDRARDASDHFPVGVELR from the coding sequence ATGCGACTGCTTAGCTACAACATTCTCGACGGCGGTACTGATCGGGTGCCTCAGCTCGCTGACGTCATCTCGACGGCCGACGCTGACGTGGTGGCGCTTGTGGAGGCCGATAACCATGATGTCGTGACGCGCCTGGCGTCGCGGCTGGGCATGGATTTCATTTTCGCAGAGGGTTCGGAACATTCCGTCGCATTGATGTCGCGTTGGCCGATCATCGACTCGATCAATCACACGGCCATCGATGCGAACGCGGGTCGCTGCCTGCTGGAAGCAACCGTTGTCGCCCCTAACGGCACTGAATGCCCGATCGGCGTGCTGCACTTGCGTGCCCATGCGACCGAGGCTGCGGAGCACGAACGCTGCGAGCAGTTAAACCGCATCCGGCACCGCTTCGAACGCCACCGACGGATCGGGAAGCCTCACGTGCTCTGTGGTGACTTCAACGCGAACGCGCCGACGCAGCAGATCGACTTTGATAAAGCGTCGCCGCGCACGCAGCGCGAGGCGAAGGAGAACGGCGGTGACGTGCCCCGCCGGGCGATCGCGCAAATGCTGGCACACGGCTACACCGACACGCTGCGCGCGTTCGACGCCAGTTACGCCGACGCCACCGGCACGTTTAAGACGCAGTACCCGCAGCAGCGCGTCGATTACATCTTCGCGCATTCATTGCCCGCCGACCGCATCGTGCGGGCATGGATCGACAACAGCGACCGCGCACGCGACGCGAGCGACCACTTTCCGGTCGGGGTGGAACTGCGGTGA
- a CDS encoding ROK family protein, which produces MSDRYAIGLDVGGTNIKAIAISAAGRVLDDREQPTVDDDRAQWKSDAKNLVAQMEQAVGRPADAVGVCCPGIIAPHGRSVWWMLGKMEALMGFEWAPYLERTDVVPVYNDAKAALLGEVHTGAAKGASNVVLLTLGTGVGGAVMCDGKLLNGHMGRAGHLGHMSVNFDGPPDLARTPGAIEYEIGQNSVADRTGGRFEDTKALVEAHLQGDTRASEIWLRSVRALAAHIVSVINAVDPEVVIVGGGIAKSGSALFKPLNDYLDQFEWRPFEHRVRIVEPTLGSDAGAIGAAYGAMAELSGSV; this is translated from the coding sequence GTGTCAGATCGATACGCGATTGGGCTGGACGTGGGTGGGACGAACATCAAGGCGATCGCCATCAGCGCCGCGGGGCGCGTGCTGGACGATCGCGAGCAACCCACGGTCGACGACGATCGCGCCCAGTGGAAGTCGGACGCGAAGAACCTGGTTGCCCAGATGGAGCAAGCCGTCGGGCGCCCCGCCGACGCGGTGGGCGTTTGCTGTCCGGGCATCATCGCACCCCACGGGCGCAGCGTGTGGTGGATGCTGGGGAAGATGGAAGCGCTGATGGGCTTCGAATGGGCGCCCTATCTTGAGCGAACGGACGTGGTGCCGGTCTACAACGATGCCAAGGCCGCGCTGCTGGGCGAGGTGCACACCGGGGCGGCCAAGGGGGCGTCAAACGTCGTGTTGCTGACGCTGGGCACCGGCGTTGGCGGGGCGGTGATGTGTGACGGCAAGTTGCTGAACGGTCACATGGGCCGCGCGGGACATCTTGGGCATATGTCGGTCAATTTCGACGGCCCACCCGACCTGGCTCGCACGCCGGGCGCGATTGAGTACGAAATTGGTCAGAACTCGGTCGCCGACCGCACTGGCGGGCGGTTTGAAGACACGAAGGCACTGGTGGAGGCCCACCTGCAAGGCGACACGCGGGCCAGCGAGATCTGGCTGCGCAGCGTGCGGGCGTTGGCGGCCCACATCGTCAGCGTCATCAACGCGGTTGACCCGGAGGTGGTGATCGTGGGTGGTGGCATCGCTAAGAGCGGAAGTGCGCTATTTAAGCCGTTGAACGACTACTTGGATCAATTTGAGTGGCGGCCGTTCGAACATCGCGTGCGCATTGTGGAGCCGACGCTTGGCTCCGACGCAGGGGCCATCGGCGCGGCTTATGGCGCGATGGCGGAACTCTCGGGGTCTGTCTGA
- a CDS encoding MBL fold metallo-hydrolase: protein MSWRRLANWAKHKPLALRLADRLGRSRGRLAIIDRLNPPPKPRLRLDLTNWQSYELAAAWIGHATVLLRIGGMNIITDPVFSARVGVGLGMFTAGPKRLVAPAVKLADLPPLDLILISHAHFDHLDRPTLARLPKRTPVVTAAATRDLLTDLGYRKVRELPWNRQLSVGSVIISAIESRHWGARTFHDMNRGYNSYLLRDSAGRSILYGADTAFTHAFDGIGPVDLAILGIGAYDPYVAAHSTPEQAWTMAQRMPARHLLPMHHSTFILSHEPATEPMERLLAAAGDEADRVVIREIGGMWTG, encoded by the coding sequence GTGAGCTGGCGTCGACTTGCCAACTGGGCCAAGCACAAGCCGCTGGCACTGCGCCTGGCCGACCGCCTTGGGCGCAGCCGGGGTCGGCTGGCGATCATCGACCGGCTCAATCCCCCACCGAAGCCGCGGTTGCGCTTGGATCTGACGAACTGGCAATCGTACGAACTGGCCGCAGCGTGGATCGGGCACGCGACGGTCCTGCTGCGCATTGGAGGGATGAACATCATCACCGACCCGGTCTTCTCCGCGCGTGTCGGCGTGGGGCTGGGCATGTTCACCGCTGGTCCGAAACGCCTTGTTGCGCCGGCGGTGAAGCTGGCGGACCTGCCGCCGTTGGACCTTATCTTGATTTCACACGCGCATTTCGACCACCTGGACCGCCCCACGCTGGCGCGCCTGCCGAAGCGTACACCCGTGGTGACGGCCGCCGCCACGCGCGATCTGCTGACCGATCTGGGCTATCGAAAAGTGCGCGAGTTGCCCTGGAACCGCCAACTATCGGTCGGCAGCGTCATTATCAGCGCGATTGAATCTCGACATTGGGGCGCGCGCACGTTCCACGACATGAACCGCGGCTACAACTCGTATCTGCTGCGAGATTCCGCTGGCCGATCGATCCTGTACGGCGCGGACACCGCCTTCACGCACGCCTTCGATGGCATAGGACCGGTAGACCTGGCGATACTTGGCATCGGCGCCTACGACCCCTACGTCGCTGCCCATTCAACGCCCGAACAGGCGTGGACAATGGCCCAGCGCATGCCCGCCCGCCACCTGCTGCCAATGCACCACAGCACGTTCATCCTCAGCCACGAGCCCGCGACCGAGCCTATGGAACGGTTGTTAGCAGCTGCGGGCGACGAAGCAGATCGCGTCGTCATCCGCGAGATCGGCGGCATGTGGACGGGGTGA